The following coding sequences lie in one Cryomorphaceae bacterium genomic window:
- a CDS encoding gliding motility-associated C-terminal domain-containing protein yields the protein MNQHLRFLFLLPLILAVNLLLAQNTTTFNFTGSVQTYTVPPCVNEIEVVAAGAQGGGGNGGNGAVVTATIAVTPGQVLQVYVGGQGACPASGWNGGGFGANANGAGNIACGGGGASDVRIEPYALGNRVIVAGGGGGMGGGNTNAVAGVGGCPNGTNGNSPFGQGGFGASVNAGGNGGPPWIASGNAGQAGSLGNGGAGGTDPCHNVGPGGGGGGGLYGGGGGGSDCFASGTLGGGAGGGGSSLIPAGGGCSQGTNSGHGYVTITPVGLGLELVVEPASAIICEGESITITASGADEYTWEPAIGLDTTTGPVVVASPEETQTYLLTGENEECSDTVSVTVTVISLPEISVIPTEPGICPGESITLTASGAETYTWSPATGLSATEGASVEASPAATQTYSVVGAIGTCENETEVTVSLNDVPVVTFEPEDPKLCIDGSVEITASGGVAYEWSPATGLNVNNEATVIASPAQSTTYSVTVTDENGCSETAELTATVLPDPDVDAGTDLEICPNTGIALNGSSQTAELFSWTPEDSLDDPTSPTPIASPGQTTTYTLTVTDENGCTASDEVTISVIDQNFETITEAVICEGESYTLPDGTTTSQEGAYETMFTSVLGCDSLVITNLTVGLVYDLNEAVSICEGESYTLPNGNTVSQAGNYISELQTVLECDSVITTTVTVHPLESTLIEAVICEGETYTLPDGSATEVSGQFVFDLFTQFGCDSTVTVNLDVIETIAVSIEASICDNQNYTLPDGEVVNQTGTYTAAAGSGLCDTLYTIELIVFPTFVTNLNPVICAGEQYTMPDGSLVSQSGNYTFNFTSVHGCDSTVQVTLTVHPTSEVNIPVGICPGESYTLPDGTEISEAGSYPQMYSNIFGCDSTVLYNLAIFPEYNIDQTIIVCDNQTYIGPDGSAISQDGFYVLEFTSVHGCDSIINLTISIAPTFSATVIDSICSGEQYVTFKGQIITQSGTYADVFQTPSGCDSIYYFEITVLPSPKSRFTASPRVASIYDGPVQFFNESIGHTSFVWDFHEFGTSTENDPVIEFADKPGFYPVCLYTWNEWGCSDIGCAEFEVREEFVVYIPNAFSPNGDGINDLFFVQGEDIDPDHFSMRIFNRWGQLVFSTDNLFEKWNGSHLGTSSHFVHDEVYVVKVIAQSASTQEVREFVGTVTVLR from the coding sequence ATGAATCAGCATCTTCGTTTCCTGTTTTTACTGCCATTGATTTTGGCAGTGAACCTGCTGTTGGCTCAAAATACCACAACCTTCAACTTTACCGGCAGCGTGCAGACCTACACTGTGCCTCCGTGTGTGAATGAGATTGAGGTGGTGGCAGCCGGCGCGCAGGGTGGTGGCGGTAATGGCGGTAATGGTGCAGTGGTAACAGCCACCATCGCCGTAACTCCCGGGCAAGTGCTTCAGGTGTATGTGGGAGGTCAGGGAGCCTGTCCGGCCTCAGGCTGGAATGGTGGCGGTTTTGGGGCGAATGCCAATGGTGCGGGCAATATTGCCTGTGGTGGTGGCGGAGCATCGGACGTGAGAATTGAACCTTATGCGCTGGGCAACCGGGTAATTGTTGCTGGCGGCGGAGGCGGCATGGGTGGAGGTAACACCAACGCTGTGGCCGGTGTAGGTGGGTGTCCCAACGGAACAAATGGAAACAGCCCGTTTGGTCAGGGTGGTTTTGGCGCAAGCGTAAATGCCGGCGGAAACGGGGGTCCTCCCTGGATTGCCAGTGGTAACGCCGGGCAGGCAGGATCGCTGGGCAATGGCGGTGCAGGCGGCACCGACCCTTGCCACAATGTTGGACCCGGTGGTGGCGGTGGTGGCGGCTTATATGGCGGCGGCGGCGGCGGTAGCGACTGCTTTGCATCCGGAACACTTGGCGGTGGTGCAGGTGGAGGAGGTTCGAGCCTGATTCCCGCCGGAGGAGGTTGTTCGCAAGGAACCAATTCCGGACACGGATACGTTACGATTACACCTGTGGGCCTTGGGCTCGAACTGGTGGTTGAACCCGCATCTGCCATCATTTGTGAAGGTGAGTCCATCACCATCACAGCAAGCGGTGCCGACGAGTACACATGGGAGCCGGCCATTGGACTTGATACTACCACCGGGCCTGTTGTGGTTGCCTCTCCCGAAGAAACCCAAACCTATCTTCTTACAGGTGAAAATGAGGAATGCAGCGACACCGTTTCTGTTACAGTTACTGTCATCAGCTTACCGGAAATTAGCGTGATCCCGACCGAACCCGGTATATGCCCCGGCGAAAGTATCACCCTCACGGCAAGCGGTGCAGAAACCTACACATGGTCGCCGGCAACAGGTCTTTCTGCCACTGAGGGTGCCAGCGTAGAGGCCTCACCGGCCGCCACCCAGACCTATTCGGTGGTTGGGGCGATAGGTACATGCGAAAACGAGACGGAAGTAACAGTTAGCTTGAATGACGTACCCGTCGTTACTTTTGAGCCGGAAGACCCCAAGCTGTGTATCGATGGTTCTGTGGAAATCACTGCCTCTGGAGGAGTGGCTTATGAGTGGTCGCCGGCAACAGGGCTTAACGTGAACAACGAGGCCACGGTGATTGCATCACCCGCTCAAAGTACCACCTACTCAGTTACTGTGACCGACGAAAATGGCTGCAGCGAAACCGCAGAGTTAACGGCAACGGTGCTTCCCGATCCTGACGTAGATGCCGGCACAGACCTTGAAATTTGCCCCAACACAGGCATCGCACTCAATGGAAGCAGCCAAACGGCAGAACTTTTTAGCTGGACACCCGAAGACAGTCTTGATGACCCGACTTCTCCAACACCTATAGCCAGTCCTGGGCAGACCACTACTTACACCCTGACAGTAACCGATGAAAACGGGTGTACGGCTTCGGATGAGGTGACCATCTCTGTGATTGATCAAAACTTTGAAACCATTACCGAGGCCGTGATCTGCGAAGGTGAATCGTATACCCTGCCCGATGGCACCACCACGAGCCAGGAAGGTGCCTATGAAACCATGTTCACATCCGTTTTGGGTTGTGACTCGCTCGTGATAACCAACCTCACAGTAGGACTGGTTTACGACTTGAATGAAGCGGTTTCCATCTGTGAGGGAGAAAGCTACACACTGCCCAATGGAAACACTGTGAGTCAAGCCGGTAATTATATTTCAGAATTACAGACTGTGCTGGAGTGCGACAGTGTTATTACCACAACTGTAACTGTACATCCTCTGGAATCTACGCTCATTGAAGCTGTAATTTGTGAAGGTGAGACCTACACCCTGCCCGATGGCAGTGCGACGGAGGTTTCCGGCCAATTCGTATTTGACCTCTTTACGCAGTTTGGTTGCGACAGCACGGTAACGGTGAACCTCGATGTAATCGAAACCATTGCTGTAAGCATCGAAGCCAGCATTTGCGATAATCAGAACTATACACTTCCTGATGGTGAGGTGGTGAATCAAACTGGAACTTATACAGCGGCCGCCGGAAGCGGACTTTGCGACACCCTTTATACGATTGAACTTATCGTATTTCCCACGTTCGTAACCAACCTCAATCCGGTAATTTGCGCCGGAGAGCAGTATACCATGCCCGACGGCAGTCTGGTGAGTCAAAGCGGAAACTACACCTTTAACTTCACATCAGTTCATGGTTGCGACAGCACCGTACAGGTGACCCTCACCGTGCACCCCACTTCTGAGGTGAACATTCCGGTAGGAATTTGCCCGGGAGAGTCCTACACGTTGCCCGACGGCACAGAAATTTCGGAAGCGGGTAGCTACCCGCAGATGTACAGCAACATTTTTGGCTGCGATAGCACTGTTTTGTATAACCTCGCCATTTTTCCGGAGTACAACATTGATCAGACCATCATCGTTTGCGACAATCAGACATACATAGGCCCGGATGGAAGCGCCATATCGCAAGATGGGTTTTACGTGCTTGAATTTACCAGCGTGCATGGATGTGACTCGATTATCAATCTCACCATTTCCATCGCACCAACTTTTTCTGCTACAGTTATTGATAGTATTTGCTCCGGCGAGCAATACGTTACCTTCAAAGGGCAGATTATCACCCAATCAGGCACCTACGCTGATGTTTTTCAAACCCCCAGTGGCTGCGACAGCATCTACTACTTTGAAATTACTGTACTGCCTTCACCCAAATCAAGATTTACTGCAAGCCCACGCGTTGCCAGTATTTATGATGGACCTGTGCAGTTTTTCAATGAGAGTATCGGGCATACATCCTTTGTGTGGGATTTCCACGAATTTGGAACAAGTACAGAAAACGATCCGGTCATTGAATTTGCCGACAAGCCCGGCTTTTATCCTGTTTGTCTGTACACCTGGAATGAATGGGGCTGCAGCGATATAGGCTGTGCCGAGTTCGAGGTAAGAGAGGAATTTGTGGTGTATATCCCCAATGCATTCTCACCCAACGGAGACGGCATCAATGACCTGTTTTTTGTTCAGGGAGAGGACATAGATCCCGACCACTTCAGCATGAGAATTTTCAATCGTTGGGGGCAATTGGTTTTTTCTACGGACAATCTTTTTGAAAAATGGAATGGGAGTCATCTTGGAACAAGTTCACACTTTGTTCACGATGAAGTCTATGTGGTGAAGGTTATCGCGCAATCAGCTTCAACGCAAGAGGTGCGTGAGTTTGTTGGTACCGTAACCGTGCTGCGCTAG
- a CDS encoding DNA replication/repair protein RecF, which yields MYLQSLQLVNFKNCPSGTFSFEPGVNCFVGENGAGKTNLLDAIYYLSHCKSYFNPVDSQNIYHDAPFFVVEGSFVLNNVEDTVYCGVKRGQKKVFKRGGKEYSRLSEHIGRYPVVIVSPYDKDLVYEGSDVRRKFMDGILAQFNSLYLDSLIQYNKALQQRNALLKYFWENRRFDLESLEVWDQQLIETGTVLYEARRAFMEAFTPVFNQIHERISGGKEDVTLEYDSQLHDDSFEDLLELHRDQDKQRQHSTAGLHKDDLRLNIDGHPLKKFGSQGQQKTFLIALKLAQFAFIAEKKDCKPILLLDDVFDKIDDHRVRHLMELVSENNFGQIFVTDTDLKRVPGIFEAIGAPGKVFELQKESKHVEVQ from the coding sequence GTGTATCTCCAAAGCCTGCAACTTGTAAACTTTAAGAACTGTCCGTCTGGAACTTTCAGCTTTGAGCCGGGTGTGAACTGCTTTGTGGGCGAGAATGGTGCCGGAAAGACCAACCTGCTGGATGCCATCTATTACCTGTCACACTGTAAGAGCTACTTCAATCCTGTTGATTCTCAAAACATTTACCACGATGCGCCTTTCTTTGTGGTGGAGGGTAGTTTTGTACTGAATAACGTAGAAGACACGGTGTATTGCGGTGTAAAGCGAGGGCAGAAAAAAGTTTTCAAGCGGGGAGGTAAGGAATATTCGCGACTGAGTGAGCACATTGGCAGGTATCCTGTGGTTATCGTATCCCCTTATGACAAGGATCTGGTATATGAAGGAAGCGATGTGCGAAGAAAGTTTATGGACGGAATTCTGGCTCAGTTTAACAGCCTTTACCTCGATTCATTGATTCAGTACAACAAAGCCTTACAGCAGCGAAATGCCCTGCTTAAGTATTTCTGGGAGAACCGTCGCTTTGACTTGGAAAGTCTGGAGGTTTGGGATCAACAGTTGATTGAAACCGGGACTGTTCTTTACGAAGCTCGTCGTGCTTTTATGGAAGCCTTTACGCCTGTTTTCAACCAAATTCATGAAAGAATCAGTGGTGGAAAAGAAGATGTTACGCTGGAGTATGATTCACAACTTCATGATGATTCATTTGAAGACTTGCTCGAATTACACAGGGATCAGGACAAGCAGCGGCAGCATTCTACTGCCGGGTTGCACAAAGACGATTTGCGCCTGAATATTGACGGTCATCCGCTCAAGAAATTTGGTTCTCAAGGACAGCAGAAAACCTTTTTAATTGCGTTAAAGCTGGCCCAATTTGCGTTTATCGCTGAAAAGAAAGATTGTAAGCCCATTTTGTTGCTGGATGATGTGTTCGATAAGATTGACGATCACCGCGTGCGCCACCTGATGGAGCTTGTGTCTGAAAACAATTTCGGGCAGATTTTCGTGACAGATACGGATTTGAAGAGGGTCCCGGGCATTTTTGAGGCCATTGGCGCACCTGGAAAAGTGTTTGAACTTCAAAAAGAATCGAAGCATGTCGAAGTTCAGTAG
- a CDS encoding DUF721 domain-containing protein, which translates to MSKFSSNEHTLKDAIQRLLKTYELEQGLDEAGIVASWEEVVGAPIARKTNELFFRGRTLVIRLDSSALRHELSMQKEQLRTLLNEHAGKEVVKAIDIR; encoded by the coding sequence ATGTCGAAGTTCAGTAGTAACGAGCACACTCTGAAGGATGCCATTCAACGGCTGCTGAAAACCTATGAACTGGAGCAGGGGCTTGATGAAGCGGGTATCGTAGCCTCCTGGGAAGAAGTGGTTGGAGCCCCCATCGCACGCAAAACAAACGAGCTGTTTTTCAGAGGGAGAACCCTCGTAATACGTTTGGATTCCTCCGCGCTACGACATGAACTGAGTATGCAGAAAGAGCAACTACGCACCCTGCTCAATGAGCACGCAGGCAAAGAAGTGGTGAAAGCCATTGATATTCGATAG
- a CDS encoding T9SS C-terminal target domain-containing protein, which translates to MRIPLLMGLAVMTLSVTTSAQQDQNYTPCAHDHWLHHIRQHKPEKAAAIDEFYRYAVQKSQTSQRDDEVYTVPVVFHVVYNNAEQNLHDSVIHSQIEVLNEDYRRMNADADLTRDIFLPVAGDVGIEFQLAEVDPSGNPTDGIVRVETNRAGFSLDLFGAENTLDEVKFAATGGSDAWDTEHYLNIWVCNIEGGLFGQIFGLAYPPDGVPNWPDGAAEPSPDVSGVIVHFTTVGRNNPSADLDGVPYNNLGRTCTHEVGHYFGLRHTWGDALPLFGDGCAEDDGLDDTPNCFGPDNQACNYSANTCPEDPLPDMIENYMDYSRDNCMNIFTQQQVEIMRLALTEFRPGLIASPALSVRENPLDHTLKMYPNPAKEWLVIEQIGDIPVQRVEVYDALGRLINDHDRINLTRVELPLGALAPGNYLVRIHAGEHFTTRSLMKY; encoded by the coding sequence ATGAGAATACCATTACTCATGGGGCTTGCAGTGATGACTCTTTCGGTCACTACATCCGCCCAGCAAGACCAAAACTACACACCGTGTGCGCACGATCACTGGCTGCATCACATACGCCAGCACAAACCCGAAAAGGCCGCTGCCATTGATGAGTTTTACCGCTATGCAGTTCAAAAAAGTCAAACATCTCAGAGGGATGATGAGGTATATACCGTGCCGGTGGTGTTTCACGTGGTGTACAACAATGCCGAACAGAATTTACACGATTCGGTGATTCATTCTCAAATAGAGGTGCTCAATGAAGACTACCGCCGCATGAATGCAGACGCAGATCTTACCCGCGATATTTTTCTGCCTGTTGCCGGAGATGTGGGCATTGAATTTCAACTCGCGGAAGTCGATCCCAGCGGAAATCCAACCGATGGAATTGTTAGGGTAGAGACCAATCGGGCTGGTTTTTCGCTCGACCTGTTTGGAGCTGAAAACACCCTCGATGAGGTGAAGTTTGCCGCAACGGGTGGTAGCGATGCATGGGATACCGAGCATTACCTTAATATATGGGTGTGCAACATTGAAGGTGGTTTGTTTGGGCAGATATTCGGTCTTGCCTATCCGCCCGATGGCGTTCCCAATTGGCCGGATGGAGCAGCGGAGCCCTCGCCCGACGTATCGGGTGTTATAGTGCACTTCACCACAGTGGGTCGAAACAATCCCAGTGCAGATCTGGATGGAGTTCCCTACAACAACCTGGGGCGTACTTGCACCCATGAGGTGGGCCATTACTTTGGTTTGCGTCATACGTGGGGCGATGCACTTCCTCTGTTTGGAGATGGCTGTGCTGAAGATGACGGACTTGACGATACGCCAAATTGTTTTGGACCCGATAATCAGGCATGTAACTACAGCGCGAACACATGTCCAGAAGATCCGCTGCCAGACATGATTGAGAATTACATGGATTACAGCCGGGATAATTGCATGAACATATTTACCCAGCAGCAAGTAGAAATCATGCGTTTGGCACTCACCGAATTTCGACCAGGATTGATTGCTTCACCTGCTTTGAGTGTGCGGGAGAACCCACTTGACCATACTTTGAAAATGTATCCCAATCCGGCCAAAGAGTGGTTGGTAATAGAACAAATTGGCGATATCCCCGTGCAAAGGGTTGAGGTGTACGATGCGCTCGGGAGGTTGATCAACGACCACGACCGAATCAATCTCACACGTGTAGAGTTGCCACTGGGGGCTCTGGCGCCCGGCAATTATTTAGTGCGCATCCATGCAGGTGAGCACTTTACAACGCGAAGTCTGATGAAATACTAG
- a CDS encoding DinB family protein — protein sequence MHQSIAPHWEKLTLLKNEWIAQLETLPQETCSARLAQGWNILQVVEHVITSETGTLGYMKKKTAAPWSEIPLANENHVSKGRQLNEALKSEKRWKAPDVLPDPTGSQSFDNMAKYWDGLRGEYQGFLSDLDPAYFERTIFRHPYSGPLDLYHTLDFLCNHILHHQYQVERIKVML from the coding sequence ATGCACCAATCAATTGCTCCTCACTGGGAGAAGCTTACCCTTCTTAAAAACGAATGGATTGCTCAATTGGAAACCCTGCCTCAGGAGACTTGCTCGGCCCGGCTGGCTCAGGGGTGGAATATTCTGCAGGTTGTTGAGCACGTTATCACTTCCGAAACAGGTACATTGGGCTACATGAAAAAGAAAACAGCCGCCCCGTGGAGTGAAATACCATTGGCAAACGAAAATCATGTATCGAAAGGCAGGCAACTGAATGAAGCACTTAAATCTGAAAAACGCTGGAAGGCCCCGGATGTGCTTCCGGATCCTACCGGGTCACAATCATTTGATAATATGGCGAAGTATTGGGATGGATTGCGTGGAGAGTATCAAGGATTCCTAAGCGACCTCGATCCTGCCTATTTCGAAAGAACCATCTTCAGACACCCCTATTCAGGCCCACTCGATTTGTACCATACACTGGATTTTCTGTGTAACCACATTCTTCACCATCAGTATCAGGTAGAGAGGATTAAGGTGATGCTTTGA
- a CDS encoding PhoH family protein produces MVRKSSARKKKAGNEEPGKIFVIDTSVILYDSNAINNFDEHSIVIPIQVLEEVDNFKKGNETKNFEAREFIRFVDQVAQNQLINDWVPLNGAGKGKFKVALTHDVKGVDAVRVLGDKKYDNQILNCALSTQEANPDKKVILVSKDICLRLKAKALNIQAEDYETGKVKDVSKLYKGHQSIDRISETLLDSLFNKGFGDPELLPKKVKPVANEYFVLRNAKKSVLARYDALEQMLVRVKPEPAFGIKALNAEQSFALDALANPSIKLITIQGKAGTGKTLLALASAIEQRRDYRQIFVSRPVIPLSNKDIGYLPGDIKSKLDPYMQSIWDNLNYIKSQFRNTDKNVQRIKEMVDNEKIAISPLAYIRGRSLVKIFFIVDEAQNLTPHEVKTIISRAGDDTKIVFAGDIHQIDTPYLDSESNGLSYLIDKVKGSPLFAHIALEKGERSDLANLANEHL; encoded by the coding sequence ATGGTAAGGAAGTCATCCGCGCGGAAGAAAAAAGCTGGCAACGAAGAGCCCGGGAAAATCTTTGTGATAGATACCTCGGTTATTCTGTACGACAGCAATGCAATCAATAATTTTGATGAACACTCCATCGTAATACCTATTCAGGTGTTGGAGGAGGTAGATAACTTCAAAAAAGGCAACGAAACCAAAAACTTTGAGGCACGCGAGTTCATCCGTTTTGTAGATCAGGTTGCTCAAAATCAACTTATCAACGATTGGGTGCCACTAAACGGTGCCGGAAAAGGCAAGTTTAAAGTTGCACTCACCCACGATGTAAAAGGTGTTGATGCTGTGAGAGTCTTGGGCGACAAGAAGTACGACAATCAAATTTTAAATTGCGCGCTTAGTACCCAGGAGGCCAACCCCGATAAAAAGGTGATTTTGGTATCCAAGGATATTTGCCTTCGGCTTAAGGCCAAGGCCCTGAACATTCAGGCTGAAGATTACGAAACGGGCAAGGTGAAGGATGTATCCAAGCTTTATAAAGGCCACCAAAGCATTGATCGCATCTCTGAAACACTCCTCGATAGCCTCTTTAACAAAGGTTTTGGCGACCCTGAACTTTTGCCCAAAAAGGTTAAGCCGGTTGCCAATGAATACTTTGTGCTGCGAAATGCCAAAAAATCTGTTCTGGCGCGATACGATGCCCTGGAGCAAATGCTGGTGCGTGTAAAACCTGAGCCGGCTTTTGGTATCAAGGCCCTCAACGCTGAGCAAAGTTTTGCGCTGGATGCCCTTGCAAACCCCTCTATTAAGCTGATAACCATCCAAGGTAAAGCAGGAACCGGAAAAACCCTCCTCGCACTTGCAAGCGCCATTGAGCAACGCAGAGACTACAGGCAGATTTTTGTGAGCCGTCCCGTAATACCTCTTAGCAACAAGGATATCGGATACCTTCCCGGAGATATCAAAAGCAAACTCGACCCCTACATGCAGTCTATCTGGGATAACCTGAACTACATCAAAAGTCAGTTCAGAAATACCGATAAGAACGTGCAGCGAATCAAAGAAATGGTGGACAACGAAAAGATAGCCATTTCGCCTTTGGCGTACATTCGCGGACGAAGTCTAGTAAAGATTTTCTTCATCGTTGATGAAGCCCAAAACCTCACTCCTCACGAAGTGAAGACCATCATCAGCAGGGCCGGTGACGATACCAAAATTGTGTTTGCCGGAGATATTCACCAAATCGATACACCCTATCTTGATTCTGAGTCAAACGGCCTGTCGTATCTGATTGATAAGGTAAAAGGCAGTCCGCTGTTTGCCCATATTGCCCTTGAGAAAGGTGAGCGGAGCGATTTGGCCAATCTCGCCAATGAGCACCTCTAG
- a CDS encoding peptidylprolyl isomerase, with protein sequence MTEKDAKPEGEQSISVPAQEGMYAQITTNRGVILIRLEYQRTPMTVANFVALAEGKMPNKAKPEGEPFYDGLLFHRVISRANGQDQDFMIQGGDPEGRGTGGPGYRFPDEFHPELRHDKPGILSMANSGPATNGSQFFITHLPTPWLDNRHSVFGSVIGGMDIVMNTLQGDVMQKVEIIRIGDEAKAFDALAVFNEKMGA encoded by the coding sequence ATGACTGAAAAAGACGCAAAGCCTGAAGGCGAGCAATCCATATCTGTTCCTGCTCAAGAGGGTATGTATGCACAAATCACCACCAACCGAGGGGTGATTCTTATTCGCCTTGAGTACCAACGTACCCCCATGACCGTAGCCAACTTTGTAGCTTTGGCCGAGGGAAAAATGCCCAACAAAGCGAAGCCCGAAGGAGAGCCTTTTTACGACGGGCTTCTTTTCCATCGAGTTATCAGCCGGGCCAATGGTCAGGATCAGGATTTTATGATTCAGGGTGGTGACCCCGAAGGACGCGGAACCGGAGGCCCCGGATACCGTTTTCCCGATGAATTTCATCCGGAGTTGCGCCACGATAAGCCGGGTATTTTATCCATGGCCAATTCAGGACCGGCTACCAATGGGAGCCAGTTCTTCATTACCCACCTGCCTACACCATGGCTCGATAACCGTCACTCCGTGTTTGGGAGTGTAATTGGCGGAATGGATATAGTGATGAACACTTTGCAGGGCGATGTGATGCAAAAAGTTGAAATCATCCGAATCGGTGATGAGGCAAAAGCTTTTGATGCCCTGGCTGTGTTCAATGAAAAGATGGGCGCATAG
- the map gene encoding type I methionyl aminopeptidase: MIHYKTPEQIELMRAAAQVVSRTLGLVAERIGPGVTSLELDKMAEEYIRDQGAVPAFLGFGGFPNTLCMSVNEQVVHGIPCKTPFKEGDIVSVDCGAILNDYYGDHAYTFAIGEISPEVKKLLRITKESLYLGIHEARVGRRLGDIGAAIQEHAEREGYGVVRELVGHGLGTSMHEDPQVPNYGKRGRGKKIQEGLVIAIEPMVNLGTKDVLQLEDGWTIVTLDRMPSAHFEHDVAVVNGQPDILSTFNYVEDSLEKRGMDAMRMTLQSVVAV, from the coding sequence ATGATTCACTACAAAACCCCTGAACAAATTGAACTTATGCGGGCTGCCGCGCAGGTAGTTTCACGCACATTGGGTTTGGTGGCAGAGCGCATCGGGCCCGGAGTTACCTCTCTTGAACTGGATAAAATGGCAGAGGAGTATATTCGCGATCAGGGGGCAGTGCCAGCTTTTTTGGGCTTTGGCGGATTTCCCAACACCTTGTGCATGTCGGTAAACGAGCAGGTGGTGCACGGAATTCCCTGCAAAACACCCTTTAAAGAGGGGGATATTGTTTCGGTTGACTGCGGAGCGATTCTCAACGACTATTACGGCGATCACGCTTACACTTTTGCCATCGGAGAAATTAGCCCGGAGGTGAAAAAACTGTTACGCATTACCAAAGAGAGCCTTTATCTCGGCATCCACGAGGCGCGTGTAGGACGACGCTTGGGAGACATTGGAGCAGCCATCCAGGAGCATGCAGAACGAGAAGGTTATGGCGTTGTAAGAGAACTGGTTGGGCACGGCCTTGGAACCTCAATGCACGAAGACCCTCAGGTTCCCAACTACGGAAAAAGAGGACGGGGTAAGAAAATTCAGGAAGGCCTTGTGATTGCCATTGAACCCATGGTGAACCTGGGCACGAAAGATGTTCTCCAATTGGAAGACGGCTGGACCATTGTTACGTTAGATCGCATGCCATCAGCCCATTTTGAGCACGATGTAGCCGTGGTAAACGGCCAACCCGATATTCTTTCAACTTTTAATTACGTGGAGGATTCTCTTGAAAAACGCGGAATGGATGCCATGCGAATGACGCTCCAAAGTGTGGTGGCTGTGTAG
- a CDS encoding hydrolase, with protein MLIGEDSLTIAVDFDGTIVEHKYPDIGPEMLFAFDTLKKLQSKGHKLILWTFRAGRYLDDAVEYCRENGLEFYAVNKSYPEEVFEDARVSRKINADLFIDDRNVGGFIGWGEIYQMIHPGDGGTDLQLRNQAAHHNYKKSNRSFFDKLFKKK; from the coding sequence ATGCTTATCGGAGAAGATTCGCTCACCATTGCAGTTGATTTCGACGGCACCATAGTAGAGCACAAATACCCCGATATCGGACCTGAAATGCTGTTTGCCTTCGATACGCTTAAAAAGCTGCAATCCAAGGGGCACAAACTCATTTTGTGGACTTTCAGAGCCGGAAGATACCTCGACGATGCGGTGGAGTACTGCCGCGAAAACGGACTGGAATTTTACGCGGTGAACAAGAGTTACCCCGAAGAAGTGTTTGAAGACGCTAGGGTGAGCAGAAAAATAAACGCCGATCTGTTTATAGACGACAGAAACGTAGGCGGCTTTATAGGTTGGGGCGAAATCTACCAAATGATTCACCCGGGCGATGGCGGTACTGACCTTCAGTTGCGCAACCAGGCCGCACACCACAACTACAAAAAATCCAATCGCTCATTTTTTGACAAGCTATTCAAAAAGAAATGA